The Vibrio orientalis CIP 102891 = ATCC 33934 genome segment ATTGAGCACGGCAACTGGAATAACGGCCATTAGATAAGAGAGAGATTTACCGATTCCTGTTCCAGCTTCAGCTACGATCATGCGGGTAGATTTGTGATATTCGCCACAAAGTGTTTTGGCGATTTCCGCAACGAGATAGTTTTGCGCTCGACGAGGTACAAAGTTTTCTAGCTGTGTCTGTAGGTTTTGATAGCTTGTACGAATGGATTGTTGAATTTTACTGGTAATCATACTGTGACCTATGTGGCGGGTGACGCATCATAGCACACTTTGCTAAACACTACTCAGTTCACGAAATAGAATCCTTAATCGCCAAATGTGGATCTTGTTCACAAAAAAAAACTGAACCTTCAAATACTTACAATTAATTCTAAATGTAAAAAATATAACTCGCTACATTCACGTATCTTGTAGTGTTAAGTTCTTTAAATGGTGGCCTGTTAAGATTTTGGTGGAGTTTTATTCCAAAAATGTACTTTAGGGATAACTGAATCAAAGATGAGAAAACGGTATGAAGTTGCTCGTATTTTATCCTGATATATATGTAATTCATTGTTTTAAATGAGTTTTATGTTTTTTTAGCAAAGTTTTTTAGAACATTTGACAGTCCGAATAATCTTTTGCAATCTAGACCTCGAAATTTAGTGGCGATGATATCCAACCCAAAAGAGGTCAGAATCATCATCAAAAAACATAAAGGGAACCGGGCAAGGATCTCCCATTCTATAGAAAAGGCAGTGGATTATTATGAAAAAGACTCTAGTAGCTCTAGCTGTGCTAGCAACAGCTTCTGCAAACGCGGGTAACTTATACGAAAACGACGCTACTTCAGTGAAGGTTTCTGGTGAAGTTGATACAGTTCTTAAAACGCTAAAGACTAAATCTGGCGGTTCTACAGTTACTGATGACGACGCACAAGTTTACGCTTGGGCTAACGTTCAGTTTGACGTTGACCACAAACTTTCTGATTCTGTGACAGCTTTCGGTTCTTTCGAAATGGAAGCTGACAATGGCGATACTGTTAAAGTTGACGACGCTAAAGTTGGTTTCAAAGGTAACTTCGGTAAAGTAACTTTCGGTGAGACTGGTTCTTCTTACGCTATCCTAGAGAAAGCTGAACTTACTAACGAAGGTGCAGATGTAGACGTAGTTTACAACAGTACTGAGTCTGCTGGTAACGGTATCCGTTACGAAATTACAGTAGCTGACTCTCTAAGCCTATCTGCTGATATCCAGACTAAAGCTTCAGAGACTGTTGACAGCGACTGGGCTATCTCAGCTGATTACGCAATCGCTGACTTCACTATCGGTGCTGCATACCTACAAGCGGACGAGAAAACACAAGATTACGACCGTAACTCAATGGGTCTATCTGTATCTTACGAAGCAAATGGTTTCTACGTAGCTGGTACTTACACTCAGTACGAAGGTCAAGGTGACGTAAACGTTGAAGGTGGTGATTCTACAGCTAGCTTAGGCGATCACGATGGTAACACTTACGCTCTAGCAGCGTCTTACTCTTGGGATGCGTACAAAGTATATGGTGCTTACCAAGTACTTACAGCTGATAAAACAACGTCAGGTGCAAACATTGACGCTGACCTAGATAACTACTACCTAGGCTTAGAATACGCAGTTATGGCTAACCTAACAGCATTCGTTGAATACAACGTAACTGAGCTTTCTGGTAGCAGCGTTGCTAGCAAGCAAGAAGCTGACTTCGCAGCTGCAGGTCTATACCTAACTTTCTAATTGAAAGTCAATGACCTACAATATAAACCAGCGCTTAGGCGCTGGTTTTGTTTTATTTACGGATGGTTAAAAACATGAAGTCAATTTTTCTTTTTATATTTGTATTGGTCTCAAGTACAATTCAGGCCGCTCAGCTATCTGTTGAGCGTGGATTCGAAGTTCACACGATCAATGGTCAAGAAGTTGAGGAGAACTCTGAGAGTCATTACGAGCTGAAGGATGGCGACAATCAAATAGTCTTTTCTTTTTCTGGCAACCTTTCTACCGGCACTAGCTCTGAGCTTCTGAACACTAAGCCCTATGTTCTCACGTTGGATACTGACAAGAATAGTGAAATTGAAATTGAACTCATTAGTCGTAAACATAAGAGAGTTGTAAGTGCTCTTGAGAAATCTGCTCCTTGGTTTGTTGTCTATGACCAAGATAAAGAAATCGAAGACTTTCAGTTAGCGCTATTACCCGCTAAAAAAGGATTCTTCCCTTATGCCGACATTCCAGCTCTTGTGGCTAACTACAATAAAGAAAATAAAATCTATTTCTCCGACGGTAATCTGGTCGATTACGAGCAATTAGAGAAAGTAACTAACTCTAAGTTTATAAAGCTTCAGTCTCTATATTTGGATGCATCGCCGGAAGAGCGCAAGCAATTTCGTAAATGGATTATTGATATTGAGTAGAATCAATAAAAAAGCTCCCAAGGGGGCTTTTTATTGGAAGCAATCTGTATTTTTTAGCGCGCATTCCACCGCATCGACAAGCTGCTGGATATGCTCTGCTTCGCTGATAAATGGTGGCATCATATAAATCAGCTTGCCAAATGGACGAATCCACACGCCTTGTTCAACAAAATGCGCCTGAATGTTTTCCATATTCACGGGTGACTTTGTCTCTACCACGCCGATAGCGCCTAGCCAGCGCACGTCATCGACTAAGTCATAGTGTTTGAGTTTGGGTAACAGCTCTGCAAATAGGCTTTCTATTTGTTTTGTTTGTGCCTGCCAGTGGTTTTCTTCGAGTAACTCCATACTCGCAGCAGCAACAGCACAGGCTAACGGGTTACCCATAAAGGTGGGTCCGTGCATAAAGCAGCCTGCGTCACCCCCACAAACAGTGTGCGCCACTTCGCTCGAGGCCAATGTCGCTGATAGTGTCATATAACCGCTGGTAAGTGCTTTACCAACACATAAGATATCCGGTTGAATATCGGCATGCTCACAAGCAAACATCTTACCTGTGCGGCCAAATCCGGTCGCAATTTCGTCTAGGATCAACAGCAGCCCATATTGATCGCACAGATCTCTCACCCCTTTTAGGAAATTGGGATGATAGATACGCATACCCCCCGCACCTTGGACTATCGGCTCTAATATCACCGCCGCGATCTCTTGATGGTGTCGATCTAGCTTCTCTTTGAAATCATCAAGATCTGATTCATCCCACTCTTGCCAGTAACCAGTTTTAGGGGATTGGGCAAAGATATGCTCGGGCAGAAAACCTTTGTATAAAGAGTGCATTGAGTTGTCAGGATCAGTGACCGACATCGCCGCAAAGGTGTCGCCGTGGTAACCGTCTCTCAAGGTAAGAAACTTGGGTCTTGATTGCCCTTTGGCATGCCAGTATTGCAAGGCCATTTTTAAGCTTACTTCTACAGAGACAGAGCCGGAATCAGCAAGAAATACATGCTGCAAATTTTCAGGAGCGAATGAGAGTAGCTTCTTACACAAGTTAATCGCTGGTTCATGAGTAATCCCACCAAACATTACATGAGAAACCTTGTCGATTTGACTGTGAGCCGCTTGGTTGAGGTGTGGGTGGTTGTAACCATGAATCGCTGACCACCATGAGGACATCCCATCGATAAGCTGTTTGCCATCTTCTAATTCAAGCATTACTCCTTTGGCAGAGCTTACGGGATAGCAGGTCAGAGGTGTTAACGTCGATGTGTAAGGATGCCATATATGACGGCGATCGAAAGCGAGATCCATGTTCAATTCCTAAAATTAAAATGATCAATAAATAACCATATGTAAACTTTTGATTTTTTGTTGTGTTGACAGTCTACATTGTGTCAGTAGACTAGCCAAGTAATCAAACCAACAATAAATGAAAGGAAAGCACGTGGAAGTACGTCACAATTGGACTGTTGCCGAAGTTCGAGAGCTTATGGAGAAACCATTTATGGATCTTCTGTTCGAAGCGCAAATGGTTCATCGTCAATACCAGCAACATAACCATGTACAAGTGAGTACGTTACTCTCCATCAAAACGGGTGCTTGTCCAGAGGATTGCAAATATTGTCCTCAGAGTGCTCGCTACACCACTGACATTGAGAAAGAGCGCTTAATGGAAGTCGAACGTGTTCTCGACGCGGCGCAAAAGGCCAAGAACGCGGGCTCTACACGTTTTTGTATGGGCGCAGCGTGGAAAAATCCAAAAGAGCGCGATATGCCTCACCTTACCGATATGATAAAGGGTGTAAAAGGCATGGGATTAGAGACATGTATGACGCTAGGCATGTTGACGCCAGATCAAGCTAAGTCCCTGTCTGACGCGGGTTTGGATTACTACAACCATAACCTAGATACGTCGCCAGAATTCTATGGCAGCATCATCACAACTCGTACATATCAAGATCGCCTAGATACCTTATCTCACGTTCGTGATGCGGGTATGAAGATCTGTTCTGGCGGTATCATTGGCATGGGTGAGAGCACTAACGATCGAGCGGGACTTTTTGTCGAGCTGGCCAACTTACCAACGCACCCAGAGAGTGTGCCAATTAATATGTTGGTTAAAGTGAAAGGTACGCCACTTGAAGAGGTAGATGATGTTGAGCCGTTCGATTTTGTTCGTCTGATTGCTGTGGCTCGTATCATGATGCCAATGTCTGCTGTGCGTCTATCTGCCGGTCGTGAGGACATGAATGAACAAATGCAGGCGTTGTGCTTTATGGCAGGAGCAAACTCAGTATTCTACGGTTGCAAGCTACTAACCACACCAAACCCATCTGAAGATAAAGATATGCAGCTATTTAACAAGCTGGGTATCAACAGCCAAGAAGTTTCCCAAAAACCTGATGAGATTGAAGAAAATGATCTGCTTGACCGTGTGGTAGAGCGCGTAGCAGCAAGACCAGCAAAAGACGATCTATTCTACGATGCCAGCGTTTAACACTCGCATCCAACAAGCCCTTATTCAAAGAAGTGATCAAGGGCTTAGCCGCTCGATTCATATCATTGATGATGGTAATTCAGCGCAGTTGAAAAAAAGCGGCGAAGAATACATAAATTTTTCTAGCAATGACTATCTTGGGTTAGCGTCTGATAAGAGTTTGACCAACGCATGGCAGCAAGGTCTGGATAAATACGGTAACGGCAGCGGTGCTTCGCCACTTGTGACTGGCTTTTCATCTGCACATCTTCAATTAGAAGAGACGCTTTGTGATTGGCTTGGTTTCGAGAGAGCGATACTGTTCAGTTCCGGGTTTTCGGCTAACCAAGCGTTGCTTTTTTCGTTACTCGAGAAAGACGACTTATTGCTGCAAGACAAGCTCAATCATGCATCGTTGATGGAAGCGGGAATGCTCTCTCCAGCAGCGATGAAGCGTTTTCGCCACAATGATGTTAATCACTTAGGTAGCTTAATGCGTGACAACGCGTTAGTAGTCACTGAAGGCGTCTTTAGTATGGATGGAGATATTGCCCCACTTGCGGATATCTACTCCATTACTAGAGGCAAAGGCTGGCTCGCGGTTGATGATGCTCATGGGATTGGCGTATTGGGTCAGCAAGGCCGTGGTAGTTGCGCCGAATCTAACATTCAACCTGAAATTCTCGTGGTTACTTTTGGAAAAGCGTTTGGCCTGTCGGGCGCGGCAATTATGTGTAGCAAGCAAGTCGGTGACTATCTGACACAGTTCGCTCGTCATCACGTTTACTCGACTGCAATACCACCTTCTCAAGCGGTTGCTTTGTCTCACGCGGCGTCAATGATTCAAACGCAGCAATGGCGTAGGGATAAGTTGGCAGAGCTTAGTGAGTACTATCATCACCTACTTTCCGATATTGAAGGCTACCAAACGACGGATAC includes the following:
- the bioF gene encoding 8-amino-7-oxononanoate synthase; translated protein: MPAFNTRIQQALIQRSDQGLSRSIHIIDDGNSAQLKKSGEEYINFSSNDYLGLASDKSLTNAWQQGLDKYGNGSGASPLVTGFSSAHLQLEETLCDWLGFERAILFSSGFSANQALLFSLLEKDDLLLQDKLNHASLMEAGMLSPAAMKRFRHNDVNHLGSLMRDNALVVTEGVFSMDGDIAPLADIYSITRGKGWLAVDDAHGIGVLGQQGRGSCAESNIQPEILVVTFGKAFGLSGAAIMCSKQVGDYLTQFARHHVYSTAIPPSQAVALSHAASMIQTQQWRRDKLAELSEYYHHLLSDIEGYQTTDTPIKPFIIGSADKSVAVAEQLKSAGIWLTAIRPPTVPNGSARLRITLTAEHQFHHIDKLAEQLKQALKG
- the bioA gene encoding adenosylmethionine--8-amino-7-oxononanoate transaminase; its protein translation is MDLAFDRRHIWHPYTSTLTPLTCYPVSSAKGVMLELEDGKQLIDGMSSWWSAIHGYNHPHLNQAAHSQIDKVSHVMFGGITHEPAINLCKKLLSFAPENLQHVFLADSGSVSVEVSLKMALQYWHAKGQSRPKFLTLRDGYHGDTFAAMSVTDPDNSMHSLYKGFLPEHIFAQSPKTGYWQEWDESDLDDFKEKLDRHHQEIAAVILEPIVQGAGGMRIYHPNFLKGVRDLCDQYGLLLILDEIATGFGRTGKMFACEHADIQPDILCVGKALTSGYMTLSATLASSEVAHTVCGGDAGCFMHGPTFMGNPLACAVAAASMELLEENHWQAQTKQIESLFAELLPKLKHYDLVDDVRWLGAIGVVETKSPVNMENIQAHFVEQGVWIRPFGKLIYMMPPFISEAEHIQQLVDAVECALKNTDCFQ
- a CDS encoding porin, coding for MKKTLVALAVLATASANAGNLYENDATSVKVSGEVDTVLKTLKTKSGGSTVTDDDAQVYAWANVQFDVDHKLSDSVTAFGSFEMEADNGDTVKVDDAKVGFKGNFGKVTFGETGSSYAILEKAELTNEGADVDVVYNSTESAGNGIRYEITVADSLSLSADIQTKASETVDSDWAISADYAIADFTIGAAYLQADEKTQDYDRNSMGLSVSYEANGFYVAGTYTQYEGQGDVNVEGGDSTASLGDHDGNTYALAASYSWDAYKVYGAYQVLTADKTTSGANIDADLDNYYLGLEYAVMANLTAFVEYNVTELSGSSVASKQEADFAAAGLYLTF
- a CDS encoding DUF2057 family protein → MKSIFLFIFVLVSSTIQAAQLSVERGFEVHTINGQEVEENSESHYELKDGDNQIVFSFSGNLSTGTSSELLNTKPYVLTLDTDKNSEIEIELISRKHKRVVSALEKSAPWFVVYDQDKEIEDFQLALLPAKKGFFPYADIPALVANYNKENKIYFSDGNLVDYEQLEKVTNSKFIKLQSLYLDASPEERKQFRKWIIDIE
- the bioB gene encoding biotin synthase BioB, with the translated sequence MEVRHNWTVAEVRELMEKPFMDLLFEAQMVHRQYQQHNHVQVSTLLSIKTGACPEDCKYCPQSARYTTDIEKERLMEVERVLDAAQKAKNAGSTRFCMGAAWKNPKERDMPHLTDMIKGVKGMGLETCMTLGMLTPDQAKSLSDAGLDYYNHNLDTSPEFYGSIITTRTYQDRLDTLSHVRDAGMKICSGGIIGMGESTNDRAGLFVELANLPTHPESVPINMLVKVKGTPLEEVDDVEPFDFVRLIAVARIMMPMSAVRLSAGREDMNEQMQALCFMAGANSVFYGCKLLTTPNPSEDKDMQLFNKLGINSQEVSQKPDEIEENDLLDRVVERVAARPAKDDLFYDASV